The following coding sequences lie in one Arachis ipaensis cultivar K30076 chromosome B05, Araip1.1, whole genome shotgun sequence genomic window:
- the LOC107642963 gene encoding plant UBX domain-containing protein 8 isoform X1 has translation MSMARPNQEAIETFMSITGLSEPIAVQKLEEHGGNLNEAVNAHFSEGDRNLSTSTLNTSAALPQDDFMDIDNELNAEMRRPLSLLSSARTNPFSLLDPTIGRSIFDNHLDPTNRSPFVTHPREVRQIPIEVKDSNQSNPPGDHVPTIEDVTGTSQAHGPDIHGTVIIHDDDDDIPPAQTAARDEQMHTLDRNARPSAPEFENLPDYGNDIEEEMIRAAIEASKREAEEKYSNQNLNTESDFSEPGAQRTVSHLDDPELAHAVSLSLKTAEQEKQLRMQGGEAEASTVGSSKPSKVELGEASSNGRGNHGHSRLQSGSSSFQDEDEDIEEQPLVWNRPRRTSSSPKESPQEVEVAEASTLPSTGQQDNSNPAQHNENSFQLDEWGGISSVEHDEAVMLEAAMFGGIPEGTGYRYAYAPHEFMQSRGSYPRPTPRPPSPSLTAQRLIREQQDDEYLASLQADREKELKAIEEAEAAREEERRREEESRRKLQEEQELETQLVAKEASLPPEPSSDDENAVTLLVRMPDGSRRGRRFLRSNKLQSLFDFIDIARVVKPGTYRLVRPYPRRAFSYEESASILEELGLTNKQEALFLELV, from the exons ATGTCAATGGCTAGGCCTAATCAAGAGGCAATTGAGACATTTATGAGCATCACTGGCTTATCTGAACCCATCGCAGTGCAAAAGCTTGAG GAACATGGGGGCAATCTTAATGAAGCTGTCAATGCACATTTTAGTGAAGGTGACCGAAATTTGTCAACCAG CACCCTCAATACCTCTGCTGCTCTTCCACAAGATGATTTTATGGATATAGATAATGAACTTAATGCTGAAATGCGCAGACCTCTGTCTCTTTTGTCTTCGGCAAGAACTAATCCGTTTTCTCTTCTTGATCCAACTATTGGGAGAAGTATATTTGATAATCATCTTGATCCAACAAACCGATCACCATTTGTTACACATCCAAGAGAAGTAAGACAAATTCCTATAGAGGTTAAGGATAGTAATCAATCCAACCCTCCAGGGGACCATGTTCCGACCATTGAAGATGTCACTGGAACTTCTCAGGCCCATGGTCCAGATATTCATGGAACAGTCAtcattcatgatgatgatgatgatattccACCTGCCCAAACTGCTGCTCGGGATGAGCAGATGCATACACTTGACAGAAATGCGAGACCCAGTGCTCCTGAGTTTGAGAATTTGCCAGATTATGGCAATGACATAGAAGAAGAAATGATCCGTGCAGCAATTGAGGCTTCAAAAAGGGAGGCTGAGGAGAAGTACTCAAATCAAAATCTTAACACAGAAAGC GATTTCAGCGAACCTGGGGCCCAGAGAACTGTATCTCATCTGGATGATCCTGAGCTTGCCCATGCAGTCTCATTGTCCCTGAAG ACTGCTGAGCAAGAGAAACAATTGCGCATGCAAGGAGGAGAAGCTGAAGCATCAACAGTTGGTTCATCCAAACCATCTAAAGTGGAGCTAGGGGAAGCCTCATCAAATGGAAG GGGCAATCATGGTCATTCTAGGTTGCAGTCAGGAAGTTCTTCCTTccaagatgaagatgaagacatAGAAGAGCAACCTCTGGTTTGGAACAGGCCTAGACGTACATCCTCAAGCCCTAAAGAGTCACCACAAGAAGTTGAAGTTGCTGAGGCTAGTACTCTGCCCAGCACAGGACAGCAGGATAACAGCAATCCTGCTCAACATAATGAAAATTCCTTCCAATTAGATGAG TGGGGTGGTATTTCTTCGGTGGAGCACGATGAAGCAGTTATGCTGGAGGCTGCAATGTTTGGTGGGATCCCAGAAGGAACCGGTTATCGCTATGCCTATGCACCTCATGAGTTCATGCAGAGTAGGGGTTCATATCCTCGGCCAACCCCACGCCCACCGTCACCATCACTGACAGCTCAGCGCTTGATAAGGGAACAGCAG GATGATGAATATCTTGCATCATTACAAGCAGACAGAGAAAAGGAATTGAAAGCCATAGAAGAAGCTGAGGCTGCTCGTGAAGAGGAAAGGCGGAGAGAGGAAGAATCTCGCAGGAAGTTACAGGAAGAGCAG GAATTGGAAACACAGCTAGTAGCAAAAGAAGCCTCTCTACCACCAGAACCATCCTCAGATGATGAAAATGCTGTCACCTTGCTGGTAAGGATGCCAGATGGAAGCCGCCGTGGACGTCGATTCCTTAGATCTAATAAACTACAG TCTCTTTTCGACTTCATAGATATTGCTAGAGTGGTGAAACCAGGCACTTACAGGCTG GTGAGACCGTATCCTAGGCGTGCTTTTAGTTACGAAGAAAGCGCATCGATACTTGAAGAGCTTGGACTAACCAACAAGCAAGAAGCCTTGTTTTTGGAGTTAGTCTAG
- the LOC107642963 gene encoding plant UBX domain-containing protein 8 isoform X2, producing the protein MSMARPNQEAIETFMSITGLSEPIAVQKLEEHGGNLNEAVNAHFSEGDRNLSTSTLNTSAALPQDDFMDIDNELNAEMRRPLSLLSSARTNPFSLLDPTIGRSIFDNHLDPTNRSPFVTHPREVRQIPIEVKDSNQSNPPGDHVPTIEDVTGTSQAHGPDIHGTVIIHDDDDDIPPAQTAARDEQMHTLDRNARPSAPEFENLPDYGNDIEEEMIRAAIEASKREAEEKYSNQNLNTESDFSEPGAQRTVSHLDDPELAHAVSLSLKTAEQEKQLRMQGGEAEASTVGSSKPSKVELGEASSNGRLQSGSSSFQDEDEDIEEQPLVWNRPRRTSSSPKESPQEVEVAEASTLPSTGQQDNSNPAQHNENSFQLDEWGGISSVEHDEAVMLEAAMFGGIPEGTGYRYAYAPHEFMQSRGSYPRPTPRPPSPSLTAQRLIREQQDDEYLASLQADREKELKAIEEAEAAREEERRREEESRRKLQEEQELETQLVAKEASLPPEPSSDDENAVTLLVRMPDGSRRGRRFLRSNKLQSLFDFIDIARVVKPGTYRLVRPYPRRAFSYEESASILEELGLTNKQEALFLELV; encoded by the exons ATGTCAATGGCTAGGCCTAATCAAGAGGCAATTGAGACATTTATGAGCATCACTGGCTTATCTGAACCCATCGCAGTGCAAAAGCTTGAG GAACATGGGGGCAATCTTAATGAAGCTGTCAATGCACATTTTAGTGAAGGTGACCGAAATTTGTCAACCAG CACCCTCAATACCTCTGCTGCTCTTCCACAAGATGATTTTATGGATATAGATAATGAACTTAATGCTGAAATGCGCAGACCTCTGTCTCTTTTGTCTTCGGCAAGAACTAATCCGTTTTCTCTTCTTGATCCAACTATTGGGAGAAGTATATTTGATAATCATCTTGATCCAACAAACCGATCACCATTTGTTACACATCCAAGAGAAGTAAGACAAATTCCTATAGAGGTTAAGGATAGTAATCAATCCAACCCTCCAGGGGACCATGTTCCGACCATTGAAGATGTCACTGGAACTTCTCAGGCCCATGGTCCAGATATTCATGGAACAGTCAtcattcatgatgatgatgatgatattccACCTGCCCAAACTGCTGCTCGGGATGAGCAGATGCATACACTTGACAGAAATGCGAGACCCAGTGCTCCTGAGTTTGAGAATTTGCCAGATTATGGCAATGACATAGAAGAAGAAATGATCCGTGCAGCAATTGAGGCTTCAAAAAGGGAGGCTGAGGAGAAGTACTCAAATCAAAATCTTAACACAGAAAGC GATTTCAGCGAACCTGGGGCCCAGAGAACTGTATCTCATCTGGATGATCCTGAGCTTGCCCATGCAGTCTCATTGTCCCTGAAG ACTGCTGAGCAAGAGAAACAATTGCGCATGCAAGGAGGAGAAGCTGAAGCATCAACAGTTGGTTCATCCAAACCATCTAAAGTGGAGCTAGGGGAAGCCTCATCAAATGGAAG GTTGCAGTCAGGAAGTTCTTCCTTccaagatgaagatgaagacatAGAAGAGCAACCTCTGGTTTGGAACAGGCCTAGACGTACATCCTCAAGCCCTAAAGAGTCACCACAAGAAGTTGAAGTTGCTGAGGCTAGTACTCTGCCCAGCACAGGACAGCAGGATAACAGCAATCCTGCTCAACATAATGAAAATTCCTTCCAATTAGATGAG TGGGGTGGTATTTCTTCGGTGGAGCACGATGAAGCAGTTATGCTGGAGGCTGCAATGTTTGGTGGGATCCCAGAAGGAACCGGTTATCGCTATGCCTATGCACCTCATGAGTTCATGCAGAGTAGGGGTTCATATCCTCGGCCAACCCCACGCCCACCGTCACCATCACTGACAGCTCAGCGCTTGATAAGGGAACAGCAG GATGATGAATATCTTGCATCATTACAAGCAGACAGAGAAAAGGAATTGAAAGCCATAGAAGAAGCTGAGGCTGCTCGTGAAGAGGAAAGGCGGAGAGAGGAAGAATCTCGCAGGAAGTTACAGGAAGAGCAG GAATTGGAAACACAGCTAGTAGCAAAAGAAGCCTCTCTACCACCAGAACCATCCTCAGATGATGAAAATGCTGTCACCTTGCTGGTAAGGATGCCAGATGGAAGCCGCCGTGGACGTCGATTCCTTAGATCTAATAAACTACAG TCTCTTTTCGACTTCATAGATATTGCTAGAGTGGTGAAACCAGGCACTTACAGGCTG GTGAGACCGTATCCTAGGCGTGCTTTTAGTTACGAAGAAAGCGCATCGATACTTGAAGAGCTTGGACTAACCAACAAGCAAGAAGCCTTGTTTTTGGAGTTAGTCTAG
- the LOC107642964 gene encoding scarecrow-like protein 28 codes for MLAGCSSSTLLSPRHRLRSEPSPQFHHQACHLQLPPSMSTQRLDLPACTFPRNNKVSPRPSVVTTNTNTNKPIEAKTSSYSLKQHIRLPPLATTPQVITSAPPSPFLEAKEEPFWDNNNNNNNRSLKKRPVDNDDSFDSRGKRKKGSNSNSNSTSDNGDSSDDVMEEEGTGEGLSLSANFWLQPSSLPPFSLTCSGEEERVCFVPSEVVSAPWVESAITKITNHGEKEGEGGGSRFPPPQPSASSNTSSESQGLSLRLNENPEVGNGSGNPYHNHHHEETTAEEDEDIQEEHRGFELVSLLTACVEAIGTKNIAAINHFIAKLGDLASPRGTSSMSRICSYFTEALAIRVTRLWPHIFHITIPRELDRVVEDENGTALRLLNQITPIPKFLHFTSNEMLLRAFEGKDRVHIIDFDIKQGLQWPSLFQSLASRSNPPSHVRITGIGESKQDLNETGDRLAGFAEALNLPFEFHGVVDRLEDVRLWMLHVKENETVAVNCVFQLHKTLYDVNGGALRDFLGLIRSTNPAMVVVAEQEAEHNDMRLEARVCNSLKYYSALFDSVEHCLEGDSSARRKIEEMFGREIRNIVACEGSDRLERHEGFGKWRKMMVEQGGFRCLSVTERERVQSQLLMKMYPCDSYSVRNHSSEALSLCWMDIPLFTVSAWAPLDAAGTSSSVSQPI; via the coding sequence ATGTTGGCTGGGTGTTCTAGTTCTACATTGTTGTCACCAAGGCATAGATTGAGGAGCGAACCATCACCACAGTTTCATCATCAAGCTTGTCATCTTCAGCTACCACCTTCCATGAGCACGCAGAGATTGGACTTGCCAGCTTGCACCTTCCCAAGGAACAACAAAGTCTCACCAAGGCCTTCTGTTgtcaccaccaacaccaacaccaacaagcCCATTGAAGCCAAGACAAGCTCTTATTCTCTCAAGCAGCACATTAGGCTTCCGCCATTGGCAACCACACCACAAGTTATCACATCTGCACCACCTTCACCCTTTCTTGAAGCCAAAGAAGAGCCCTTctgggacaacaacaacaacaacaacaacaggagCTTGAAGAAGAGGCCAGTGGATAATGACGACTCTTTTGACAGCAGAGGCAAGAGGAAGAAGGGCAGCAACAGCAACAGCAACAGCACCAGCGACAATGGCGATTCTTCCGATGATGTTATGGAAGAAGAAGGAACAGGAGAGGGTCTGAGTTTATCTGCAAACTTCTGGTTACAGCCATCTTCACTTCCTCCATTCTCTCTAACATGTTCAGGGGAGGAAGAGAGGGTGTGCTTCGTTCCAAGCGAGGTGGTTTCCGCCCCTTGGGTGGAATCCGCAATAACAAAGATAACAAACCATGGCGAGAAGGAAGGCGAGGGTGGTGGCAGCCGCTTCCCTCCGCCACAACCCTCAGCCTCCTCCAACACCTCATCAGAGAGCCAAGGTTTAAGCCTCAGGCTGAACGAGAATCCTGAAGTCGGAAACGGTTCAGGTAACCCTTACCATAACCACCACCATGAAGAAACCACCGCGGAGGAAGACGAAGATATCCAAGAGGAGCACCGTGGATTCGAGCTTGTTAGTTTACTAACCGCATGCGTTGAAGCCATTGGAACAAAGAACATCGCCGCAATCAACCATTTCATAGCGAAATTAGGAGATCTTGCTTCACCAAGAGGAACAAGTTCAATGAGCCGAATCTGTTCTTACTTCACAGAAGCCCTAGCCATAAGAGTGACGAGGCTATGGCCTCACATTTTCCACATCACCATCCCTCGGGAGCTCGATCGTGTTGTGGAGGACGAAAACGGCACCGCATTGAGGCTCTTGAACCAAATCACACCGATCCCTAAGTTCCTTCACTTCACATCGAACGAGATGCTGCTGAGAGCCTTCGAAGGCAAAGACAGAGTCCACATCATAGATTTCGACATCAAGCAAGGTCTTCAATGGCCGAGCTTGTTCCAGAGCTTGGCTTCCAGATCGAACCCTCCCAGCCACGTCAGAATCACCGGCATCGGCGAATCCAAGCAAGATCTGAACGAAACAGGTGACAGGCTCGCCGGTTTCGCAGAGGCGCTGAACCTTCCGTTCGAGTTCCATGGAGTGGTGGACAGGCTGGAAGACGTGAGGCTGTGGATGCTTCACGTGAAGGAGAACGAAACGGTTGCGGTGAACTGCGTGTTCCAGCTTCACAAGACTCTGTATGACGTAAACGGCGGAGCGTTGAGAGATTTCTTGGGACTGATACGAAGCACGAACCCCGCAATGGTGGTTGTGGCGGAGCAAGAAGCAGAGCACAACGATATGAGGTTGGAGGCTAGGGTTTGCAACTCGTTGAAATACTACTCAGCGTTGTTTGACTCGGTTGAGCACTGTCTTGAAGGGGATAGCAGTGCGAGGAGGAAGATAGAGGAGATGTTTGGAAGGGAGATTAGGAACATTGTGGCTTGTGAGGGGAGTGATAGGTTGGAGAGGCATGAGGGTTTTGGGAAGTGGAGGAAGATGATGGTGGAGCAAGGAGGGTTCAGGTGCTTGAGTGTTACTGAGAGAGAAAGGGTTCAGAGCCAGTTGCTGATGAAGATGTACCCTTGTGACAGTTACAGTGTTAGGAATCATTCAAGTGAGGCTCTCAGTCTTTGTTGGATGGACATTCCTTTGTTCACTGTTTCAGCTTGGGCACCTCTTGATGCTGCAGGAACCTCTTCATCTGTTTCTCAGCCAATTTGA
- the LOC107642966 gene encoding F-box protein PP2-A12 yields MGILFSSSYARKAPPSSPTLADLPESCVASIIGYMDPPQICKLAMLNRTFRAASSADFVWESKLPPNYHVLIAEIFDQSVQNNHSKRAIYASLCRLNSLDEGNKKVWLDRSTGKLCMCISSKGLSITGVDDRRYWNRIPTEESRFHAVAYLQQTWWFEVIGEVDFPFPAGTYSLFFRIHLGRAGKRFGRRVCNTEHVHGWDKKPVRFQLWTSDGQYGSSQCFLKEPAKWSFYHAGDFTVVNGNVSTKIKFSMTQIDCTHTKGGLCLDSVLIYPSEFRKVKAFLNHSLAS; encoded by the exons ATGGGTATCCTGTTCTCCTCGAGTTACGCGCGAAAAGCACCGCCTTCGAGTCCTACTTTGGCGGATCTACCAGAGAGTTGCGTCGCTTCCATCATTGGATACATGGATCCTCCCCAGATTTGCAAGCTCGCTATGTTGAATCGCACTTTTCGCGCCGCTTCATCTGCTGATTTTGTTTGGGAATCCAAGCTCCCCCCAAACTACCATGTTCTTATCGCTGAAATCTTCGATCAAAGTGTTCAAAACAATCACAGCAAAAGAGCAATCTATGCCAGCCTCTGTCGCCTCAATTCGCTTGACGAAGGCAACAAg AAAGTTTGGTTGGATAGAAGCACGGGTAAGCTATGTATGTGCATATCTTCCAAGGGGCTATCTATAACGGGGGTTGATGATCGAAGATATTGGAATCGTATCCCAACTGAAGAATCTAG ATTCCATGCTGTTGCATACCTCCAGCAAACCTGGTGGTTTGAAGTCATTGGGGAAGTTGACTTTCCCTTTCCTGCCGGGACATATAGCCTATTCTTTAGAATCCATTTGGGGCGAGCTGGCAAGAGGTTCGGTCGACGAGTCTGCAACACCGAGCATGTTCATGGGTGGGACAAAAAGCCCGTTCGGTTCCAGCTTTGGACTTCAGATGGGCAGTATGGTTCATCCCAATGTTTCCTGAAAGAACCTGCCAAATGGAGTTTTTATCATGCTGGCGATTTTACAGTTGTCAATGGCAATGtatcaacaaaaattaaattctCTATGACTCAAATTGATTGCACACACACTAAAGGTGGTCTATGTTTAGATTCTGTGCTCATATACCCAAGTGAATTCAGAAAGGTAAAAGCATTTTTGAATCACTCCTTAGCTTCATAG